From Brassica oleracea var. oleracea cultivar TO1000 chromosome C3, BOL, whole genome shotgun sequence, a single genomic window includes:
- the LOC106336074 gene encoding 60S ribosomal protein L13-2 translates to MKHNNVIPNGHFKKHWQNYVKTWFNQPARKTRRRVARQKKAVKIFPRPTAGPLRPVVHGQTLKYNMKVRTGKGFTLEELKAAGIPKKLAPTIGISVDHRRKNRSLEGLQSNIQRLKTYKAKLVIFPRRARKVKAGDSTAEELANATQVQGDYMPIVREKQAMELVKLTSEMKSVNAYDKIRLERTNKRHAGARAKRAADAEKEEKK, encoded by the exons ATGAAGCACAACAATGTTATCCCGAATGGTCATTTCAAGAAGCACTGGCAGAACTATGTCAAGACATGGTTCAACCAGCCTGCCAGGAAAACCAGAAGAAGAGTTG CGAGACAGAAGAAGGCTGTGAAGATCTTCCCACGTCCCACTGCTGGACCTCTCCGCCCTGTTGTGCATGGTCAGACCCTAAAGTACAACATGAAGGTCAGGACTGGTAAAGGATTCACTCTTGAAGAGCTCAAG GCTGCTGGGATCCCCAAGAAGTTGGCCCCCACCATTGGTATCTCTGTTGACCATCGTCGCAAGAACAGATCATTGGAGGGTCTTCAATCCAATATCCAGAGGCTGAAAACTTACAAGGCTAAGTTGGTCATCTTCCCGCGTCGTGCCAGGAAGGTCAAG GCTGGTGATTCTACTGCTGAAGAGTTGGCTAATGCCACGCAAGTCCAGGGAGATTACATGCCTATCGTCCGTGAGAAGCAAGCAATGGAGCTAGTGAAGCTGACCTCTGAGATGAAATCGGTGAATGCTTACGACAAGATTCGTCTAGAGCGCACAAACAAGAGACATGCAGGTGCTAGAGCCAAGAGGGCTGCTGATGCTGAGAAAGAAGAGAAGAAGTGA
- the LOC106336075 gene encoding uncharacterized protein LOC106336075, translated as MTTTEFGIVYAVHIITSHFGSVASKVCECLLRRGPLSSREISRLAESDINHSKVKDILYLLIQHNCVQAFSIEPPDGSESKATVQYIALFSNILHRARYNKFSKVVNEELGSQCSGVLDGLLSNGRLTLEQLIDRDRDSKKQMGSEAIRDSLQKLVAARFVERVPSPEPVLGNKDEGPAQKKRGAKPSKIFKEPESLDERILEAATPVDAIRFPFIFEQGSSSTVADDDSNISEGKRKQPEVDYTSGPSNEVIWRPNFEELIRRLRHKACVEIVKERRDEGCANVMKAMLEVGRSQEKKAKTDKSVPMSMGSIYEELIKTDAGREMTQERVEACLEQLSATSSYLPAFVIESDGSYIVDFKSIISVAQKDEMESVVMRRYGKEAFRMFRYLSQEDRFVETDKIADAALTEKKDTPQILLKMWKDGYLHMQKLAVTGVYIPFLLWKVNKLIVSRQMLDEMYHASLNLSLRLTHETDSEKELLLLPMEKLEGALKERRNKYRAKSVLLTSARFKLDDAIMLFHDF; from the exons ATGACGACGACTGAGTTCGGCATCGTCTACGCCGTCCACATCATCACCTCACACTTCGGTTCCGTCGCATCG AAAGTGTGCGAGTGTCTTCTCCGGAGAGGACCTCTTTCCTCCCGAGAGATCTCTCGTCTAGCCGAATCTGACATCAACCATTCCAAAGTCAAGGACATTCTCTACCTCTTGATTCAGCATAATTGCGTTCAAGCTTTCTCTATTGAACCGCCCG ATGGTTCAGAGAGCAAAGCTACTGTACAGTACATTGCACTGTTTAGCAACATTCTTCACCGTGCGAGGTACAACAAGTTTTCCAAGGTTGTAAACGAAGAGCTTGGCTCTCAG TGCAGCGGGGTGCTTGATGGTTTACTTAGTAACGGTAGGCTTACCTTGGAACAGCTTATAGATAGAGACAGAG ATTCAAAAAAACAAATGGGTTCAGAAGCTATCAGAGATTCTCTTCAGAAACTGGTTGCTGCACGTTTTGTTGAGCGCGTTCCTTCTCCCGAACCTGTTCTTGGAAACAAAGATGAAGGTCCTGCTCAAAAGAAAAGAGGCGCCAAACCTTCCAAG ATCTTTAAAGAACCAGAAAGCTTAGACGAGCGTATTCTCGAAGCAGCAACTCCAGTTGACGCAATAAGGTTTCCATTTATATTCGAGCAAGGCTCAAGTTCAACTGTAGCAGATGACGACAGCAACATCTCTGAGGGGAAG CGTAAACAACCTGAAGTGGACTACACATCAGGTCCGAGCAATGAGGTAATCTGGCGTCCTAATTTCGAGGAGCTCATCCGCCGCCTTAGACATAAG GCGTGTGTGGAGATAGTGAAAGAGCGGAGAGATGAAGGATGTGCTAATGTCATGAAGGCAATGTTAGAAGTAGGAAGATCTCAGGAGAAGAAGGCGAAAACCGACAAGTCCG TTCCAATGTCAATGGGTTCCATTTACGAAGAGCTTATAAAGACAGACGCAGGCCGCGAAATGACACAAGAGCGAGTTGAAGCATGCCTTGAGCAATTGAGTGCAACGTCTTCTTATCTACCAGCGTTTGTGATAGAATCAGATGGTTCATACATAGTTG ATTTTAAATCCATTATCAGCGTAGCACAGAAAGATGAG ATGGAATCGGTAGTTATGAGAAGATATGGGAAAGAAGCTTTCAGAATGTTCAGATACTTGTCACAAGAAGACCGTTTTGTTGAGACCGATAAA ATTGCTGATGCTGCACTGACTGAAAAGAAAGACACGCCACAAATCCTTTTGAAGATGTGGAAAGATGGTTACTTACATATGCAG AAATTGGCGGTGACGGGAGTGTACATACCGTTCCTATTGTGGAAGGTAAACAAGCTGATTGTGTCGAGGCAAATGTTGGATGAGATGTATCATGCTTCCTTAAACTTGAGTCTCAGGTTGACCCATGAGACGGATTCAGAGAAAGAG TTGTTGTTGCTGCCAATGGAGAAACTAGAAGGAGCATTGAAGGAGAGACGGAATAAGTACAGAGCTAAGAGTGTGTTGCTCACTTCAGCTAGGTTTAAACTTGATGATGCTATTATGCTTTTCCATGACTTCTAG